The sequence below is a genomic window from Bradyrhizobium septentrionale.
CCCAAAGGCGGCGGCCAGTCCCCTCTTCACGCCGTCCTGCGTGCTCAATCACGTCAAATACCCACAAATTGTCCCGTGAACCGCCGGGGCATGGCCTCCCGGCCCCTAGTTCCCGCCGAGCACTTCAAGCTGCCCCACCCGGAGCAATTCGATTCGCGGCCCACGTCGTGCTTCCACCCAGCCTCGCACACGAATCCTACGATTTTCCAGAGACTTGGGCGCAAGCCCCGCCGCCTCGAACGCAGGGACTATGCGCCTTGAAATAGTCGCAGCAAAGTCCCGAGTCCAGTTTCGGCCGAAATTCAGATAGGTCGTCGCGCCAGCCTGACGCACGGACAAAACCCTGCCCTCGACCACTGTAAAACGCCCGATCCCGGTCAAAATATCGTCGGAACTTTCGGCGTTTTTTATGACGCCGGACTCGGCCCAGGTTCCCGATCGGGCGGTCCTCGCCTCGGCCTCCGCCGCCATCAGGGCCGCGGCGCAGTCCTTGTCGGCGATCTCTGAAGACACCAGAGCGAGGCCACGGCGCAGCAATTCACCCTGCACGGGCATCTCTTGGCCTTCGAGGAAAGCATAGGCCGGCTGCCGGCCATAGCGGTCCGGCGTGTCGTCCTGTCCGCGCAGCGTCACGTCGCGGCCGAGCAACAGCGCCGACAGCGTGGCGGCGGCCTTCGTCCTGTCCGCCGCCTCGATGCCGGCAAGCTTGACCTCACGCCCGTCGTCGAGCCGAAAGCCGCGCGCGTCGATTACTGCGGTAACACGGCCCTCGCCCTGGCTCTCGAAACTGCATCCGGCCGCCTCGGCGCGTCCGATGCAGGCGCCGATCGCGAGGGCGCAAAATGTCATCGTCACCGCCCGCA
It includes:
- a CDS encoding thermonuclease family protein; this translates as MLPRDTAWRRRLRAVTMTFCALAIGACIGRAEAAGCSFESQGEGRVTAVIDARGFRLDDGREVKLAGIEAADRTKAAATLSALLLGRDVTLRGQDDTPDRYGRQPAYAFLEGQEMPVQGELLRRGLALVSSEIADKDCAAALMAAEAEARTARSGTWAESGVIKNAESSDDILTGIGRFTVVEGRVLSVRQAGATTYLNFGRNWTRDFAATISRRIVPAFEAAGLAPKSLENRRIRVRGWVEARRGPRIELLRVGQLEVLGGN